From Impatiens glandulifera chromosome 7, dImpGla2.1, whole genome shotgun sequence:
aacatcttctttctttctttctatctGATGATTCTTTCCTTCACAATATTTACTGGAAAAAGGAACCAtttcttcaatattaaattCAGTCGTCGGTTTTATTttgttgattaattaattattttctttttaaaaccaattatttcttaatttttaattgaaggTCCCATATATACATTgctaataaatcatttttacatttttttaaggtaaatatatatgtgTAAGTCAAAATGAGATTTATTTTTGCCTGGCAAATCTCCTTTGGATTTTTCCTCTATTTGTTTGCTTATATGGTATGGTTAATTCTATTATAAACATTACCCTAAGCTAtctaattaacattattaccctttatttaaaaaaaaataaacttgtattattaaataatagggatatacaaataaatatattatatatatatatatatatgtgatatatTTAATCTATTAGATAAAAATTTTACATTAGGATAATTTAAGAGAGAATTAATGTCTAACATATTAAAAgttactaatttaattttcagGTTGTCTAGATTTTTGATATTCGGTTGAATGATGCTTGATTTCATTGGTAATTGtagaaaaaattgaattgatatgacttataggatatgatatttttttattttgattaattatgtactaaaaaaaataaactttagggtttagggttaacaaaaaaaataaagtttgataATATGTTGATggatgtattttattttttcttatttcgattattttgtagtttgaaaaaaatatgattttgtgAATTTTGTgctactatttttttttatgtgcgAAAGCTCTATTAGtgttggatttttttatttgacaaCTTTAGGAAGTGATTGGTCTTTTCGATTATCACTTCtttgtattttgtattttttttagtttttcaagttattttatttgatgtttaTGAATtcttgtaatttaatttaatgggTTGAAATTAACAATTTCAAAGAACTAGGATGATCAAAATTTCAGGTCTATAACAGTACTATTTTCCTCTTACAATTAAgctctaattttaaaaaatggaagAACCCATCCTAGAGTTTTTTATtcgttatattattattatttttcctttttcatAGTGGAGTTAAATGGAAATGAAATGAAGCCATAAATTGTTAGTTTTTTAGTTAACTTTTCCAACATTTTCAGATTCTATTAATCAGATTTCTAAAACCCTTCGTTTATTTAGTAATATAGGCctcatttgaattttgaaaatacattttatttctcttttatatctGAATATAGATTGTCTACATATAAACTTAGATagatataaattcataaatttatttatatagaaatattTCATATAGTATTTCCAAACAGGACTAATAATAATACCTGGTCAAGATATAATTAAGCTCTATGTTTGAGTTGGACcctatatgtttttttttttaagtttgaatcggattaatattattatttataattaaagttaatgttaaaaaattatactatataaaataagaataaactatttgaatattataatgttatgataaaaaataataataaactatatttGTGGATAATGCTTCAAGAAAGAAAAAggtgaaaatgaaaaagaaacatCTGAAATAAATGCTCTTTTAGGTAAGTAGATGGCACACTAATTAAAGTCTGCAATTTTACTTTACCTTAAAGTACAAGAAAAACATGATAATCAAATACAAATAGTTACAAATgagatctatttttttttttacccaCATAATTGTCCACGTTTAgatgggaaatttgacgaaatgaccttaaagactgggttatttgacctggtggtaatttgataatttaattgcgctcgtggtgattttattttttttggacgattttgcccttgtcgcgaaacgctaagtcacttagcgtttcgcgaagtgaaaatgtgtgaaatgtcaaaattacccttactatttaatataacttccctcattttttttcatttcttttcttctccttctctctcttcccgttcttctcctccttctctctataCTGGGCGGCGGCGATCGGCGGCGAAACGACAATGAGTTtcacgacgagcacgagcactgttccacttggtacgtttatcttatgatatttcaagtttattgatgtttggtttatgcatcttcgaatcactgttgtttagggtttacttcccgtttcgctaaggacttaccgtttcgctaaggacttatcgtttcgctaaatattttaacatgagTTGTCTTAGCTCAGCTGGTAGAGTGCGTGGCTTTTAACCATGTGGTTGTGGGTTCAATTCCCACAAATGgtgtttttatagtttttttttttttttttacttttgcataaatcaaatgctcatttgtagagaaatggttatgttttaatttgatacataaatgaaatggtatagaaaatgtttgttatggttatgttttaatttgatacataaatgaaatggtatagaaaatgtttgttatggttatgttttaatttgatgcataaatgaaatggtatagaaaatgtttgtttgtttttttttacttttgaataaatcaaatgttcatttgtagagaaatggttatgttttagtttgatgcataaatgaaatggtatagaaagaaatgaaacaaaatcagcttaaacattcattaacaaataCCAAAAGCAGCTTAaacattcattaacaaataCCAAAGAAAGTAGTTcactttttacatattattattttcttaattagaattaatttatttatttactgaaGTAATCTTCAGTCCTGCCCTTGAATCCAATTTGTCCAAAAGTCAATGCCAAGAACAATCTCAAGTGTCAAGTAACCAGCCTAACCTGTTTGTTTACttgtttatgtatattaatattagaaagaaacagaaatatattttaattgctcAGTCCCAATGCTGGAAAGAGTCCGTTGATCGCCAGAAAACTGGAAGGTGCTAACCATCCGATCAACCCAAACCCAATCACGTTCAGATCTTTCCGTAGCCAATCCCTCTCGAAActacaatcaatcaaacaaacaaatttcaattatactcttattttcttacattacatacatacatgatacATACCACGTAAGCTTTCCACCTAAGGCTTTTGCAACCATCAAAGGATTCATGGCTCTAACTGGAGCCTTTAGGAATCCTGAGCTCAGTCTCACCGGTGATGAAGACAGACAAgatccgtttcgctaagtgcttagcacttagcgaaacgctaagcactacGGTAAATCCTTAGCGGGAAGATGAAACGGAACTCATATGATCCAAGATTATATGCAAAACCCATTAATGAACCATACTTAACGAAATGgtcaaatatgaaccaaataacaaatatgaacccacaaatatgaacaaatatgaaccaaatatgaaccaaatatgaacgaaatatgaaaaggttttgaaatgaagaaaatgtaaacatgaacataactgTTTATCAGATCTGAAATGAACATCTACCTCGacgaccttcaaatccttagaatcggAGATCTGCATACCCTCTCGAAActacaatcaatcaaacaaacaaatttcaattatactcttattttcttacattacatacatacatgatacATACCATGTAAGCTTTCCACCTAAGGCTTTTGCAACCATCAAAGGATTCATGGCTCTAACTGGAGCCTTTAGGAATCCTGAGCTCAGTCTCACCGGTGATGAAGATAGACAAgatccgtttcgctaagtgcttagcacTTAGcaaaacgctaagcacttagtgaaacgctaagcacttagcgaaacggtaagtccttagcgaaTCTTCCCTAAAACGGAACTCATATGATCCAAGATTATATGCAAAACCCATTAATGAACCACACTTAACGAAATGgtcaaatatgaaccaaataacaaatatgaacccacaaatatgaaccaaatatgaaccaaatatgaacgaaatatgaaaaggttttgaaatgaagaaaatgtaaacatgaacataactgTTTATCAGATCTGAAATGAACATCTACCTCGacgaccttcaaatccttagaatcggAGATCTGCATACCCTAAACCCTAGAATCGAAAACCTGCATacaaaatagatttagggttataaatcttgtaaatctgtatagataaaaacataaatgaattatgttagaagatcttgtaaatctgtatagatCTGTATAGATAACCGCCGCCGTCCGTCGCCGTCCGTCGTCGCCGCTGGCCGCCGTGAAGGAGAGAAcgggagaagagagagaaagaaaactaagaaaatgaaaatatttgagtatttatactaaccctaatccacttcgcgaaacgctaagtcacttagcgtttcgcgacaagggcaaaatcgtataaaaaaaaatatagaaccacgagcgcaaaaaaattataatattaccatcagatcaaataacctcatctttgaggttatttgatcgaTGGCAAATACTTATTATATTTAGTTAATACTTTTGATTGGGTGCATGAAATAGCaaatcttatataaatttataacactattattttgtatagactatttaattaaaaaaaaatattttatcaaatatatagtGAATGATCATACACATCataacatttaaatatcaaaatcaaaatataccGTGAATGATAAGCCCAACAAATTATAAGACTAGGACAGACACATATACAAAGCAGCCCAATATAAtatcctaaaaataatatatatattaactaaaacataatgtattttttttattaatttttttaattaaaagattgtAGGACTAGGCAGTCCAGAAGCCATGAATGGCATGAATTTATCAGTACAAAGTAAGATGTTAgatcaaaaaaaattgttaattcaTTTGGGATTGTTTTTCTCGATTACTCTCTAgccaattaattatatattttttaataaattttttctactttgaattctattttttatattattgtacttaaattactttttttttttttttttaatttacattgattaaaaattaaaaaaaaaaaaagtctctcAGTACCTacaaaatttactttttttttttgtaatgcactccatataattatttttttcatgtaaCAAATCTTAATTACCACCAACATATTACCATTCCCTAAATTATTAACACCATTACAAACCCCCCATATTAAAAACAACATCAAAATTAACTAACAAAGCAGGATTATCAATCCAAAATTCATGTTTAAATTACCAACATTATAACATTGCAGCCATACCTAAGCACATAAGAACAGTATCATCATGTTTAAATTTGCTCACATATGATTGTAGATTCAGTTGTGTTCTTGACCTTGGTCAAACTAATTTTTGagctaatatataatataagaatgtAGCATTTCTCTTACAAATAGTTTGCGAATGTTTCTCCAATAAGGGCCTGAGGAGGACCAAGTAATGTCCATAGCATTGTGGGTGAGTGTCAAAGCCGCGATTGTTGGGTCCCGGTTGGAGAAGACCACATCTAAGTCGCGGCAAACTTGTTTAGCCAGAGATGGTGAGCTAACCACAATACAGAGTTTGCTCCCGAGCCAGAGTTTGTAGATGGGGCCATATTCTTCGGCCAGTTTTGAGAATTCGTGATGCAAGTTTTTGCCAAGAAATGGGAGGTAACCCACAATTGGGAGGCCTCTTGGACCGGGTGGCAAAGGTGCTACCACTAACTTGTTCCCTTTTCTCATCCATAGCCAACACAAAATTGCTTCTATCAGTAGTAGTAGAAGAACTTGATAGAGATAATTTTGTGA
This genomic window contains:
- the LOC124910140 gene encoding flavonoid 3'-monooxygenase CYP75B137-like, coding for MSANLSQNYLYQVLLLLLIEAILCWLWMRKGNKLVVAPLPPGPRGLPIVGYLPFLGKNLHHEFSKLAEEYGPIYKLWLGSKLCIVVSSPSLAKQVCRDLDVVFSNRDPTIAALTLTHNAMDITWSSSGPYWRNIRKLFFREGMQISDSKDLKVVEVDVHFRSDKHFERDWLRKDLNVIGFGLIGWLAPSSFLAINGLFPALGLSN